The proteins below are encoded in one region of Metabacillus dongyingensis:
- the pyc gene encoding pyruvate carboxylase has translation MSQKNIQKILVANRGEIAIRVFRACTELNIRTVAIYSKEDSGSFHRYKADEAYIVGEGKKPIDAYLDIDGIIEIAKANHVDAIHPGYGFLSENIHFARRCEEEGIIFIGPKSKHLDMFGDKVKARKQAELANIPVIPGSSGPVQSLEDVVEFGRENGYPFIIKASLGGGGRGMRIVRSAAAVKESYERAKSEAKAAFGNDEVYVEKLIENPKHIEVQIIGDEHGNIIHLFERDCSVQRRHQKVVEVAPSVSVDEKLRQDICDAAVKLMNKVKYVNAGTVEFLVANGEYYFIEVNPRVQVEHTITEMVTGIDIVQTQIMVAEGYPLHGEKIGIPAQDQIRVTGYAIQSRVTTEDPLNNFMPDTGKIMAYRSGGGFGVRLDAGNGFQGAVITPHYDSLLVKLSTQALTFEQAAAKMIRNLREFRIRGIKTNIPFLENVIKHEKFMSGEYDTSFIDSSPELFVFSKKKDRGTKMLSYIGNVTVNGFPGIEKKKKPVFDKLYIPKVKITEPIPSGTKQILDEQGPEGLVKWLKEQNEVLLTDTTFRDAHQSLLATRLRTNDIKHIAEPTARLLPNLFSLEMWGGATFDVAYRFLKEDPWDRLLTVRKQVPNILLQMLLRASNAVGYKNYPDNVIEEFVEKSSYAGIDVFRIFDSLNWVEGMRPAIEAVRKSNKIAEAAICYTGDILDPSRRKYDLEYYKNLAKELEESGSHILGIKDMAGLLKPQAAYDLISALKETISIPIHLHTHDTSGNGIFTYAKAIEAGVDVVDVAVSSMSGLTSQPSANSLYHALQGMDHRPKADIEALEELSQYWEGVRHYYQDFESGMNSPHSEVYMHEMPGGQYSNLQQQAKAVGLDDRWNEVKEMYRRVNDMFGDLVKVTPSSKVVGDMALFMVQNNLIEDDIYERGETLDFPDSVVELFEGYLGQPHGGFPKELQRIILKGREPISVRPGELLEPVNFKALKEELFQSLNRQVTSFDAIAHALYPKVFMDYAKTFEQFGDISVLDTPTFLYGMRLGEEIEVEIEQGKTLIVKLVSIGEPQPDGTRVVYFELNGQPREVIIRDENIKATITAKMKADKGNKDHIGATMPGTVIKVLAEKGEKVNKGDHLLLTEAMKMETTVQAPFSGTIKNIHVSNGEAIQTGDLLIELTH, from the coding sequence ATGTCGCAGAAAAATATTCAGAAAATACTTGTTGCAAACCGCGGTGAAATTGCCATCCGTGTATTCCGTGCGTGCACGGAGCTTAATATCCGGACAGTAGCTATCTATTCTAAAGAAGATTCAGGATCGTTTCACCGTTACAAAGCAGACGAAGCATACATAGTTGGCGAAGGTAAAAAACCGATCGATGCTTATTTGGATATTGACGGCATTATTGAGATTGCCAAAGCCAATCATGTGGATGCCATCCATCCTGGCTATGGATTTTTATCTGAAAATATTCATTTTGCAAGAAGATGCGAGGAAGAGGGAATCATCTTCATTGGCCCAAAATCCAAGCATCTCGATATGTTTGGGGACAAAGTTAAAGCAAGAAAGCAGGCGGAGCTCGCAAATATTCCGGTCATTCCGGGCAGCAGCGGACCTGTTCAAAGCTTAGAGGATGTTGTAGAGTTTGGCCGTGAAAATGGCTATCCTTTCATTATTAAAGCTTCACTGGGCGGCGGCGGACGCGGCATGAGAATTGTGCGCAGCGCAGCAGCTGTTAAAGAATCCTATGAACGTGCAAAATCTGAAGCGAAGGCTGCATTTGGCAACGATGAAGTTTACGTTGAGAAGCTAATTGAAAACCCTAAGCACATTGAAGTGCAAATTATTGGTGATGAACACGGCAATATCATTCATTTGTTTGAACGTGATTGTTCCGTGCAAAGACGTCATCAAAAAGTGGTTGAAGTTGCTCCAAGCGTTTCTGTTGATGAAAAATTAAGACAAGACATTTGTGATGCTGCCGTTAAACTGATGAACAAAGTTAAATATGTTAACGCAGGAACCGTAGAATTTTTAGTTGCAAATGGAGAGTATTACTTCATTGAAGTCAACCCGCGTGTTCAAGTAGAACATACGATTACCGAAATGGTCACAGGAATTGATATTGTACAGACTCAAATTATGGTCGCAGAAGGCTATCCGCTTCACGGAGAAAAAATTGGCATTCCGGCACAAGATCAAATCAGAGTAACTGGCTATGCGATTCAATCAAGGGTTACAACAGAAGATCCGCTGAATAATTTTATGCCGGATACTGGGAAAATCATGGCTTATCGCTCAGGCGGAGGCTTTGGAGTAAGGCTTGATGCAGGGAACGGTTTCCAGGGAGCTGTTATCACTCCGCATTATGATTCATTGCTTGTTAAGCTTTCGACACAGGCACTGACATTTGAACAAGCTGCTGCAAAAATGATCAGAAACCTAAGGGAATTCAGAATCAGAGGAATTAAAACCAACATTCCATTTTTAGAAAATGTCATCAAACATGAGAAATTCATGTCAGGTGAATACGATACATCTTTTATTGATTCATCTCCAGAGCTATTCGTATTTTCAAAGAAAAAAGACCGCGGAACGAAAATGCTTTCCTACATTGGAAATGTAACAGTTAATGGCTTCCCGGGCATTGAAAAGAAAAAGAAGCCGGTCTTTGATAAACTTTACATTCCTAAAGTAAAGATTACAGAGCCAATACCAAGCGGAACAAAGCAGATTCTTGACGAGCAGGGTCCGGAAGGTCTTGTAAAATGGCTGAAAGAGCAAAATGAAGTGCTATTAACAGATACAACGTTCCGTGACGCGCACCAATCGCTGCTTGCAACACGCTTAAGAACAAATGACATCAAACATATTGCGGAACCTACGGCGAGACTTCTGCCTAATTTATTTTCGCTTGAAATGTGGGGCGGAGCAACATTTGATGTCGCATACCGTTTCTTAAAAGAAGATCCTTGGGACAGGCTTCTCACGGTCAGAAAACAAGTTCCGAATATTCTCCTGCAAATGCTGCTTCGTGCATCTAACGCAGTAGGCTATAAAAATTATCCGGATAATGTCATTGAAGAATTTGTGGAGAAGTCCTCCTATGCAGGAATAGATGTATTCCGTATTTTTGACAGCTTGAATTGGGTTGAAGGAATGCGGCCTGCGATCGAAGCGGTCAGAAAATCAAATAAAATTGCTGAGGCTGCGATCTGCTATACCGGAGATATTTTAGATCCGTCCCGCAGAAAGTATGATCTTGAATACTATAAAAATCTGGCTAAAGAACTCGAAGAATCAGGTTCTCATATATTGGGAATTAAAGATATGGCAGGATTGCTTAAGCCGCAGGCTGCTTATGACTTAATTTCTGCTTTAAAGGAAACCATTTCGATTCCGATTCACCTGCACACACATGATACGAGCGGAAATGGTATTTTCACTTATGCAAAAGCCATTGAAGCCGGAGTAGATGTGGTGGATGTAGCTGTAAGCTCAATGTCAGGTTTAACTTCACAGCCGAGCGCCAATTCTCTCTACCATGCTCTTCAAGGAATGGACCATCGGCCAAAAGCAGATATTGAAGCATTAGAAGAGCTGTCTCAATATTGGGAAGGCGTGCGTCATTACTATCAGGATTTTGAGAGCGGAATGAATTCCCCTCATTCAGAAGTATACATGCATGAAATGCCGGGAGGACAATACAGCAATCTTCAGCAGCAGGCAAAAGCTGTCGGACTTGATGATCGCTGGAACGAAGTCAAAGAAATGTATCGCCGCGTAAACGATATGTTCGGAGATTTAGTCAAAGTAACGCCTTCTTCGAAAGTAGTCGGCGACATGGCCCTCTTTATGGTCCAAAATAATTTGATAGAAGACGATATTTATGAGCGGGGAGAAACGCTTGATTTCCCTGATTCCGTTGTTGAATTATTTGAGGGATACCTCGGACAGCCTCACGGAGGTTTTCCAAAAGAACTTCAGCGCATTATTTTAAAAGGCCGTGAGCCTATTTCGGTCCGACCTGGTGAATTATTGGAGCCAGTCAATTTTAAAGCATTGAAAGAAGAACTTTTCCAAAGTTTAAATAGACAAGTTACAAGTTTTGATGCAATAGCGCATGCTCTTTACCCAAAAGTGTTCATGGACTACGCAAAGACATTTGAACAATTTGGAGATATTTCAGTTCTCGATACGCCGACCTTCTTATATGGAATGAGACTTGGCGAAGAAATTGAAGTTGAAATTGAGCAGGGAAAAACATTAATTGTAAAGCTTGTTTCAATTGGGGAGCCACAGCCTGATGGAACACGTGTTGTCTACTTTGAACTAAACGGTCAGCCTCGCGAGGTCATTATCCGCGATGAAAACATTAAAGCTACGATCACAGCGAAAATGAAAGCTGATAAAGGCAATAAAGATCATATTGGGGCGACAATGCCTGGAACAGTCATTAAGGTTTTGGCTGAAAAGGGCGAAAAAGTCAATAAGGGCGATCATTTGCTCCTGACTGAAGCGATGAAAATGGAAACGACCGTACAGGCGCCATTCTCAGGAACAATTAAGAATATTCATGTATCGAACGGTGAAGCGATTCAAACTGGAGATTTATTAATTGAATTAACCCATTAA
- a CDS encoding COX15/CtaA family protein → MQRALKGLGVLTSIVMLLVLLGGALVTKTESGAGCGDSWPLCHGELIPSEITPELVIELSHRVVSGLAGILVLLLAVSSWILIGYKRETKFLSSLSFFFLILQALIGAAAVKWGQSDAVLALHFGISLISFASVLLLTLLIFEVDKKFDAESLIIDKRMKFHMIGIISYCYIVVYTGAFVRHKEASLACPNWPMCSNRPYGLPATLHEWIQMGHRFAAALIFIWVAIAAYKAFKYYKHQKVVYYGWMIAFVLITMQVMSGALVVLTGLNLAVALAHALIISCLFGVLSYFILLISRNKINRQAQLNKNKKVI, encoded by the coding sequence TTGCAGCGAGCATTAAAGGGTTTAGGCGTGCTCACATCTATCGTTATGCTTCTCGTACTCCTGGGAGGAGCTTTAGTTACAAAAACAGAATCCGGAGCAGGATGCGGCGATTCCTGGCCGTTATGCCATGGCGAACTGATTCCATCAGAGATTACCCCTGAGCTTGTCATTGAGCTCAGTCACCGGGTTGTAAGCGGACTTGCGGGCATTCTTGTCCTTCTATTGGCGGTTTCTTCATGGATATTGATTGGATATAAACGCGAGACAAAATTTCTTTCGTCTTTATCATTCTTTTTCCTGATTCTGCAGGCATTAATTGGTGCAGCCGCAGTTAAGTGGGGACAGTCTGATGCCGTTCTTGCCCTGCATTTCGGCATATCGCTTATATCATTTGCATCTGTGCTGCTTCTTACATTGCTTATTTTTGAAGTAGATAAAAAGTTTGATGCGGAATCCCTGATAATTGATAAAAGAATGAAGTTTCATATGATCGGCATTATATCCTACTGCTATATTGTTGTGTATACCGGCGCATTTGTAAGGCATAAAGAAGCAAGTCTTGCATGCCCGAATTGGCCAATGTGCAGCAACAGGCCATATGGACTTCCGGCCACTCTGCATGAGTGGATTCAGATGGGCCACAGATTTGCTGCTGCATTAATCTTTATCTGGGTTGCAATAGCTGCCTACAAAGCTTTTAAATACTATAAACATCAAAAAGTCGTTTATTATGGCTGGATGATTGCTTTTGTCCTAATTACCATGCAAGTAATGTCAGGGGCTCTAGTAGTGCTGACCGGTTTAAATTTGGCTGTCGCACTGGCCCATGCTTTAATAATCTCCTGTCTTTTCGGGGTTCTCAGCTATTTCATCCTGCTTATAAGCAGAAATAAAATAAACCGTCAGGCTCAATTGAATAAGAATAAAAAAGTAATCTAA
- the cyoE gene encoding heme o synthase: MPDSRTLSETHLSGHRPEEIHETTALNDFLSLIKMGIVNSNMITTFTGLWLALHFTGQSFLQNIDSVLFVLLGSALIIAGSCAINNFYDRDIDHIMERTKMRPTVTGKMNPIQALWIGILLLTFGFILLLMTTVTATLIGLIGVITYVFLYTMWTKRHYTLNTVVGSVSGAVPPLIGWAAIDADLSVLAWVLFMIMFIWQPPHFLALAMKRVEEYRAAGIPMLPVVHGFAITKRQMMVWVICLLPLPFYLFQLGVPFIILATALNIGWLVLALSGMKMKDDLKWAKWMFIYSLNYLTILFVAMVLFTIN; the protein is encoded by the coding sequence GTGCCTGATTCAAGGACCTTATCAGAAACACACCTTAGCGGACACCGCCCGGAAGAAATCCATGAAACGACAGCTCTGAATGACTTCTTAAGTCTTATTAAAATGGGAATTGTCAATTCAAATATGATTACTACCTTCACGGGACTGTGGCTTGCCTTGCATTTTACAGGTCAAAGCTTCCTGCAGAATATAGACAGTGTTTTATTTGTTTTACTGGGTTCAGCTTTAATTATTGCTGGTTCATGTGCCATCAATAACTTTTACGACCGTGATATTGATCATATCATGGAAAGAACAAAAATGAGACCGACAGTTACAGGAAAAATGAACCCAATTCAGGCTTTGTGGATTGGTATTTTATTGCTTACGTTCGGCTTTATTCTTTTGCTGATGACAACTGTAACAGCCACGTTAATCGGGTTGATCGGCGTAATTACATACGTCTTTTTATATACAATGTGGACTAAACGCCACTATACACTGAACACTGTTGTAGGCAGTGTATCAGGTGCGGTTCCGCCGCTTATCGGCTGGGCTGCTATCGATGCTGACCTGAGTGTGCTTGCTTGGGTATTGTTTATGATTATGTTCATATGGCAGCCTCCGCATTTTCTTGCACTTGCAATGAAAAGGGTGGAAGAATACCGTGCTGCAGGCATTCCTATGCTGCCGGTCGTTCATGGTTTTGCCATTACAAAAAGGCAAATGATGGTTTGGGTGATCTGTCTCCTGCCTTTGCCGTTTTACTTATTTCAGCTCGGGGTTCCTTTTATTATTCTTGCAACTGCACTGAACATAGGGTGGCTTGTGCTTGCTTTATCAGGCATGAAGATGAAGGATGATCTGAAATGGGCAAAGTGGATGTTTATTTATTCACTGAATTACTTAACGATCCTTTTTGTGGCGATGGTACTTTTCACGATCAACTAG
- the coxB gene encoding cytochrome c oxidase subunit II, with protein MEKRLTKLRLVAIFAMLTLVLAGCGEPYLSALQPAGEVADMQYSLMVLSTLIMVIVIAVVTVIFIYVVLKFRQRKGEENKIPEQVEGSHKLEIIWTVIPILLLLVLAVPVVSATFELADVKPMEKKDRKPEDAVVINVRANLYWWEFEYPDAGVITSQDLVVPSDERVYFNLIASDVKHSFWIPSAGGKMDTNTENINKFWLNFDSKRAEKAGEYFYGKCAELCGPSHALMDFKVKTKSREEFDQWIEEMKNAKAVADSDLAKQGEKLFQEKSCIGCHAVTPADKRPEEARTAPNLANFGERTRVAGILPHNEENIRNWLKDPEQYKPGNKMTKTYPELNDEELDALTEYLSGLKVETK; from the coding sequence ATGGAAAAGAGGCTGACAAAATTGCGTCTCGTTGCCATTTTTGCAATGTTGACACTTGTCTTAGCCGGCTGTGGTGAACCATATCTTTCCGCTCTTCAACCAGCTGGTGAAGTTGCGGATATGCAGTACTCATTAATGGTGCTGAGTACACTCATCATGGTCATTGTAATCGCAGTCGTAACTGTGATCTTCATTTATGTAGTTCTGAAATTCAGACAGCGCAAAGGTGAGGAAAATAAAATTCCTGAGCAAGTAGAGGGAAGTCATAAACTTGAAATCATTTGGACTGTTATTCCTATTCTTTTACTACTTGTGTTAGCGGTTCCAGTTGTATCTGCAACATTTGAACTTGCAGATGTGAAACCAATGGAAAAGAAGGACCGCAAACCTGAAGATGCAGTTGTTATTAATGTCAGAGCAAATCTTTACTGGTGGGAATTCGAATATCCTGATGCTGGGGTAATCACAAGCCAGGATTTAGTTGTTCCATCAGATGAAAGGGTTTACTTTAATCTGATTGCTTCTGATGTGAAGCATTCATTCTGGATTCCGTCAGCAGGCGGCAAGATGGATACAAACACTGAAAATATAAATAAGTTCTGGCTTAATTTTGACAGCAAACGTGCAGAAAAAGCCGGAGAATATTTTTACGGGAAATGTGCTGAGCTTTGCGGCCCTTCACATGCTTTAATGGATTTTAAAGTAAAAACAAAATCCCGCGAAGAGTTTGATCAATGGATTGAAGAAATGAAAAACGCTAAAGCGGTAGCAGATTCTGATTTAGCTAAACAGGGTGAGAAATTGTTCCAGGAGAAAAGCTGTATCGGCTGTCATGCTGTGACACCTGCTGATAAGCGTCCAGAAGAAGCAAGAACAGCACCTAACTTGGCTAACTTTGGAGAGCGTACCAGAGTAGCGGGCATTCTGCCTCATAATGAAGAAAATATCAGAAACTGGCTGAAAGATCCTGAACAGTACAAGCCAGGAAACAAGATGACAAAAACGTATCCTGAACTTAACGATGAGGAACTTGATGCACTTACTGAATACTTAAGCGGCTTAAAAGTCGAAACGAAGTAA
- the ctaD gene encoding cytochrome c oxidase subunit I, translating into MSTLTQKKGFGAVLWDYLTTVDHKKIAILYLISGGFFFLVGGLEAMLIRIQLAVPNNDFIAAGLYNEILTMHGTTMIFLAAMPLIFGFMNAVVPIQIGARDVAFPFLNSLGFWLFFFGGLFLNLSWFLNGAPDAGWTNYASLALNSPGHGVDFYLLGLQISGFGTLIAGINFLATIINMRAPGMTYMRMPLFTWTTFVASALILFAFPPLTVGLAIMMFDRIFGTGFFDPALGGNSIIWEHLFWIFGHPEVYILILPAFGIFSDVLPHFSKKRLFGYSSMVFATVLIGFLGFMVWAHHMFTTGLGPIANAIFAVATMAIAVPTGIKIFNWMFTMWGGSIRFTVPMIWSVAFIPTFVMGGVTGIMLAAAPTDYQYHDTYFVVAHFHYVIVGGVVMGLFAGLHYWWPKMFGRMLGEKLGVVTFVLFFTGFHLTFFIQHFLGLMGMPRRIFTFLPGQGLETGNLISTAGAFLMAAGTIVLLYNIVISSIKGEKAAGDAWGDGRNLEWAVSSPAPEYNFKQTPLVRGLDALWVERMEGNKGMTPAEPLGDIHMPNGSILPLIMSFGLFVAAFGLLYHSDYAWADPVIIIGLLITLGCMFLRSIIDDHGYHIHKEDLMNDDNDKGVKA; encoded by the coding sequence GTGAGTACGTTAACTCAGAAAAAGGGGTTCGGCGCTGTGCTATGGGACTACTTAACAACAGTAGATCATAAAAAAATCGCCATCCTTTACCTGATTTCCGGCGGCTTCTTCTTCCTCGTAGGTGGATTAGAAGCGATGCTTATCAGAATTCAGCTCGCTGTGCCAAATAACGATTTTATCGCAGCAGGCCTTTACAACGAGATCTTAACTATGCATGGCACGACCATGATTTTCCTGGCAGCCATGCCGCTCATATTTGGTTTTATGAATGCCGTCGTACCGATTCAGATCGGAGCGCGTGACGTTGCATTTCCATTTTTGAACTCATTGGGTTTCTGGCTGTTTTTCTTTGGAGGACTATTCCTGAACCTAAGCTGGTTTTTAAATGGAGCGCCTGATGCAGGCTGGACGAATTATGCTTCACTTGCACTGAACTCACCTGGACATGGAGTAGATTTCTATTTGCTGGGACTTCAGATATCAGGATTTGGTACATTGATTGCGGGTATTAACTTCCTCGCAACAATTATTAACATGCGTGCGCCTGGCATGACTTACATGCGTATGCCGTTGTTCACGTGGACTACATTTGTAGCTTCAGCACTTATCCTATTTGCTTTTCCGCCGCTTACAGTTGGTTTAGCAATTATGATGTTTGACCGTATATTCGGCACTGGATTCTTTGATCCGGCGCTTGGAGGAAATTCAATTATCTGGGAGCATTTATTCTGGATTTTCGGACATCCTGAGGTTTACATCTTAATTCTTCCGGCTTTCGGAATTTTCTCGGATGTTCTGCCTCATTTCTCGAAGAAGCGATTATTTGGATATTCATCAATGGTATTTGCTACAGTATTAATCGGATTCTTAGGGTTCATGGTGTGGGCGCATCACATGTTCACAACTGGTCTTGGACCAATCGCAAATGCTATTTTCGCAGTAGCAACAATGGCCATTGCCGTTCCGACAGGGATTAAAATTTTCAACTGGATGTTTACAATGTGGGGCGGAAGCATTCGCTTTACAGTTCCAATGATCTGGTCTGTTGCCTTCATTCCTACGTTCGTTATGGGCGGAGTGACAGGAATCATGCTTGCAGCTGCACCTACAGATTATCAGTATCATGACACCTATTTCGTAGTTGCACATTTCCACTATGTTATCGTAGGCGGAGTGGTTATGGGATTATTCGCAGGCCTGCACTACTGGTGGCCGAAAATGTTCGGCAGAATGCTTGGTGAAAAACTGGGTGTTGTTACTTTCGTATTATTCTTTACAGGCTTCCATTTAACGTTCTTTATCCAGCATTTCCTTGGATTGATGGGTATGCCGCGACGCATTTTCACATTCCTTCCTGGACAGGGTCTTGAAACGGGGAATCTGATCAGTACGGCTGGGGCATTCTTGATGGCTGCCGGAACAATCGTATTGCTGTACAATATCGTGATTTCTTCTATAAAAGGAGAAAAAGCAGCAGGGGATGCATGGGGAGATGGACGCAACCTGGAATGGGCTGTTTCATCACCTGCACCTGAATATAATTTTAAACAAACACCGCTTGTTCGCGGTCTTGACGCTTTGTGGGTTGAAAGAATGGAAGGAAACAAAGGAATGACTCCTGCCGAACCGCTTGGAGACATTCACATGCCTAACGGTTCCATCCTGCCGCTGATTATGTCATTTGGATTGTTTGTTGCAGCATTTGGATTATTGTATCATTCAGATTATGCATGGGCTGATCCGGTTATTATCATCGGACTCCTAATTACACTTGGATGTATGTTCCTTCGTTCAATCATTGATGATCACGGTTATCATATTCACAAAGAAGATTTAATGAATGATGATAACGATAAGGGGGTTAAGGCATAA
- the ctaE gene encoding cytochrome c oxidase subunit III, with the protein MHVEEKLTAETFPASPEKATLEGKNKFLGFWLFLGGETVLFASLFATFLALRDSNNGGATTQEMFELPLVFAATMLLLTSSLTSVYAMYHMKNFDFKKMQLWMGITVLLGAGFLALEIYEFNHYIHHFEFTITSSALGSAFYTLVGTHGAHVAFGLLWITTLMVRNAKRGLNLYNAPKYYVASLYWHFIDVVWVFIFTVVYLMGMVG; encoded by the coding sequence ATGCATGTTGAGGAAAAATTAACAGCTGAAACGTTCCCTGCCTCACCTGAAAAGGCTACCCTTGAAGGCAAAAATAAATTTTTAGGCTTCTGGCTTTTCCTTGGAGGAGAGACCGTCCTGTTCGCTTCTCTTTTTGCAACATTCTTAGCTTTAAGAGATTCAAACAACGGCGGTGCAACGACACAGGAAATGTTTGAACTTCCGCTTGTTTTTGCAGCTACTATGCTTCTTTTGACAAGTTCTCTGACAAGTGTTTACGCCATGTACCACATGAAGAACTTTGATTTCAAAAAAATGCAGCTTTGGATGGGAATTACTGTTCTATTAGGAGCAGGATTCCTGGCTCTTGAGATTTATGAATTCAATCATTATATTCATCATTTTGAATTTACTATTACAAGCAGTGCTCTTGGATCCGCTTTTTACACGCTGGTCGGAACACATGGCGCCCACGTTGCATTTGGTTTACTTTGGATCACTACTTTGATGGTGCGCAATGCAAAAAGAGGATTGAATTTATACAACGCGCCTAAATATTACGTTGCAAGTTTATACTGGCATTTTATCGACGTTGTATGGGTGTTCATCTTTACAGTTGTATACTTAATGGGAATGGTGGGATAA
- the ctaF gene encoding cytochrome c oxidase subunit IVB: MAANQNSGNPKVDLAYRRKKNKEDMKYQVVTFALMIFLTVIAFVAIGYDGIAEWFKIPFILLLAIIQVIFQLYYFMHMSHKGHEVPALFLYSGIGVAFLTVLTFVTIIWW, encoded by the coding sequence ATGGCAGCTAATCAAAATTCAGGTAACCCAAAAGTTGATCTTGCATATCGCCGCAAGAAAAATAAAGAAGATATGAAATATCAAGTTGTTACATTTGCATTAATGATTTTCCTTACAGTCATTGCATTTGTAGCAATTGGCTATGATGGCATTGCAGAATGGTTTAAAATTCCGTTTATTCTTTTGCTTGCTATTATCCAGGTTATTTTCCAGCTTTATTACTTTATGCATATGAGCCATAAAGGCCATGAAGTGCCTGCGCTTTTCCTTTACTCAGGAATCGGTGTAGCATTTCTGACAGTTCTTACATTCGTGACAATTATTTGGTGGTAA
- the ctaG gene encoding cytochrome c oxidase assembly factor CtaG: MLNLEIFGFRAMWSPYFFLFVAVILGVYFLLIGPLRNRFHDSQPVPFKQKALFAGSMILLYAVKGSPLDLMGHIMFSAHMTQMALLYLLIPPLMIYGIPVWMWRAIIYRRGVKQIVSFLSKPLIALIVFNGVFSIYHIPLVFDVVKTDHVIHASVTIFIFIAAMLMWWPLLNELPEWRELGGIKKIGYIFANGMLLTPACALIIFADTSLYSTYSDPSAWVSALELCVPSSMLSGLNLTGPEMFNTLPLVEDQQLGGIMMKIIQEFVYGSLLGIIFFKWARQERERDDLEERKRFTPQPIK; encoded by the coding sequence TTGTTAAATTTAGAAATCTTTGGTTTTAGAGCAATGTGGAGCCCATATTTTTTCCTGTTTGTTGCGGTCATTCTTGGCGTTTATTTTCTATTAATCGGACCTCTTCGAAATCGATTTCATGATAGCCAGCCTGTCCCGTTCAAACAGAAAGCGCTTTTTGCAGGCAGCATGATCCTTTTATACGCTGTAAAAGGCAGTCCGCTGGATCTTATGGGACATATAATGTTCAGTGCACATATGACACAAATGGCCCTTTTATATTTGCTGATTCCTCCTCTGATGATCTATGGCATTCCTGTCTGGATGTGGAGAGCAATAATTTACAGACGGGGCGTCAAGCAAATCGTTTCATTTCTGTCAAAGCCGCTGATCGCTTTAATTGTTTTTAACGGTGTTTTCTCAATCTATCATATTCCGCTTGTCTTTGATGTTGTGAAGACAGATCATGTCATCCATGCGTCAGTAACGATTTTTATTTTTATTGCTGCGATGCTGATGTGGTGGCCATTGTTAAATGAACTGCCTGAATGGAGAGAACTTGGCGGAATTAAGAAAATTGGATACATATTCGCCAATGGCATGCTGTTGACACCTGCTTGTGCCCTTATCATATTTGCTGATACTTCTCTTTATTCTACGTATTCGGATCCAAGTGCATGGGTCAGCGCCCTTGAACTTTGTGTGCCTTCAAGTATGCTGTCAGGTTTGAATTTAACAGGACCGGAAATGTTCAATACACTGCCACTTGTTGAAGATCAGCAGCTTGGAGGCATCATGATGAAAATTATCCAGGAGTTTGTTTATGGAAGCCTGCTCGGAATTATTTTCTTTAAATGGGCCCGACAGGAGAGAGAGCGCGATGATCTTGAAGAAAGAAAGAGATTTACTCCGCAGCCGATTAAGTAA
- a CDS encoding DUF420 domain-containing protein, which yields MNVPILPTISTAFIVLSAVSVAVGWYLIKQRKIEAHQKAMLTAAVFAVIFFVVYASRTVFVGNTAFGGPDHIKIYYTVFLIFHITLATVGAVLGIITLISGYKNKLSQHRKSGPVTSVIWFFTAITGVAVYYLLYIQYKGGETTSVFKAILGF from the coding sequence ATGAATGTACCTATTTTACCTACTATAAGTACAGCCTTTATTGTTTTAAGTGCTGTTTCTGTTGCTGTTGGCTGGTATTTGATCAAGCAGCGCAAAATAGAGGCACATCAGAAGGCAATGCTTACCGCAGCTGTTTTTGCGGTTATCTTCTTTGTCGTGTATGCCTCAAGAACGGTCTTTGTAGGGAACACAGCGTTTGGCGGACCCGATCATATTAAAATCTATTATACAGTTTTCCTGATTTTTCATATTACTCTTGCTACAGTAGGTGCAGTCCTTGGTATTATCACCTTGATATCAGGTTATAAAAACAAACTTTCTCAGCACAGAAAATCAGGTCCTGTTACGAGCGTGATCTGGTTTTTCACCGCGATTACCGGGGTGGCTGTCTATTATCTGCTTTATATTCAGTATAAAGGCGGAGAGACGACTTCTGTCTTCAAAGCGATTTTAGGTTTTTAA